A single genomic interval of Vibrio gallicus harbors:
- a CDS encoding transcriptional regulator codes for MNQRIENDTFSGGETIHLNATVGHNGSFAPEGEARSNTDYALGFSSAALELIRSAKESSELRTHLDYLVYPICFNMRHAVELRLKKWWKDLSILATQRDVKLKQYRDAKVAKDRSLKGTLMPFPTIDEASTHNLSKLWSLISEYAPIIDSRFNKLVPLLDPYIKDIADIDPTGQTFRYPASNDSQVHLSETPLINIGILELRFTMLFKMFDFQDVITNEMKYEYSWVTTPNQLSFYDLQSISLNLAKYETKEGEPIAKQAKQLVRNEFKLSSGLYSRTISAIERNHYLNHSLKIINKPKHLNLEAIGTIFDVYFDYKSVEEYRSVYERTETKIRIYNPDFDKMTQELLKKSELREKLLSSLTREQIAEVTALLQCYSELKYMEIYDRVVEEHIVDVNRMSETELKGYLSENFFGSMMLEKLSLMLLQQNCINVVQPPIDKYGLDTISWYKNFKERAFNRCYDGFFYFEHTIEQYQAEVVNVLSRVEAERLSM; via the coding sequence GTGAATCAAAGAATAGAGAACGATACTTTTTCTGGAGGTGAAACGATTCACCTAAATGCCACAGTCGGTCACAATGGTAGCTTCGCCCCTGAAGGAGAAGCCCGATCAAATACTGATTACGCACTTGGGTTTTCAAGTGCCGCACTGGAACTAATTAGATCCGCGAAAGAATCCTCTGAGTTAAGAACTCACCTTGATTATTTGGTATATCCTATTTGTTTCAACATGAGGCATGCCGTTGAACTAAGGCTAAAAAAGTGGTGGAAAGATTTAAGTATTTTAGCGACCCAAAGGGACGTAAAACTTAAGCAGTATAGGGATGCAAAAGTAGCAAAAGATCGCTCTTTAAAGGGGACACTTATGCCCTTTCCTACAATAGATGAAGCCTCCACTCATAACCTATCTAAATTATGGAGTCTGATTAGTGAATATGCTCCTATAATCGATTCACGCTTCAACAAGCTTGTCCCCCTTCTTGACCCTTACATTAAAGATATTGCAGATATCGACCCTACAGGCCAGACATTTAGATATCCTGCCAGCAACGATAGTCAGGTTCACTTATCTGAAACACCACTTATAAACATCGGAATACTTGAACTCAGGTTTACAATGTTATTCAAGATGTTTGATTTTCAAGATGTTATTACTAATGAGATGAAATATGAATACAGTTGGGTTACCACACCAAATCAACTTTCATTTTATGACCTACAGTCAATTTCTTTGAACCTGGCTAAATATGAAACTAAAGAGGGAGAACCCATAGCGAAGCAAGCCAAACAACTTGTCAGAAATGAATTTAAATTATCTAGTGGTCTATATAGCAGAACAATTTCTGCAATCGAACGTAATCATTATTTGAACCACAGCCTGAAAATTATTAACAAACCAAAGCACCTCAATTTAGAAGCTATCGGAACAATATTCGATGTGTATTTTGATTATAAGTCAGTGGAAGAGTATCGGTCAGTGTACGAACGCACGGAGACTAAAATCCGAATATATAATCCCGATTTTGATAAAATGACGCAGGAGTTATTAAAGAAAAGTGAGTTAAGAGAAAAGTTACTTTCAAGTTTAACGAGAGAGCAAATTGCTGAGGTTACGGCTCTACTTCAGTGTTACTCAGAATTAAAGTATATGGAAATTTATGATCGGGTTGTAGAGGAACATATAGTTGATGTTAATCGGATGAGTGAAACAGAGCTTAAAGGCTACTTATCTGAAAACTTCTTTGGTTCAATGATGCTGGAAAAACTTTCATTAATGCTTCTACAACAAAACTGTATAAACGTAGTGCAGCCGCCAATTGATAAGTATGGACTGGACACCATCAGTTGGTACAAAAACTTTAAAGAACGAGCATTTAATAGGTGCTACGATGGTTTTTTTTATTTTGAACACACAATTGAACAATACCAAGCTGAGGTGGTTAATGTACTGTCTCGAGTTGAAGCAGAAAGGTTGAGCATGTAA
- a CDS encoding prolyl oligopeptidase family serine peptidase, translated as MHKYPETKQSDVVDTYFSTKVSDPYRWLEDDRSEETADWVTRQNDVTFAHLNQIAFRDAIRKKLETANNFEKVSLPFKHGDYTYFYKNDGIQNQAVLYRQKENDQKELGEAQIFLDPNTFSEEGTTSLDSVSFSKSDTVIAYSVSEGGSDWRTIYVIDAETGEELESPIQNAKFTGISWFGDEGFYYASYDKPEGSELSARTEQHKLYFHRLNTPQSEDVLVFGGSDSEKYRYVSGYTTEDNAFLVVSGAQSTSGNALYVRDLRQQDAPLTLVTDKSQADSYVVEHSDGDLLIYTNLDAPLGRVVKVNAQQPSDDNWVDLISEQEQQLNIETGAGYLFASYLVDVNTKVVQYRYNGEKVRDIELPGLGCVSGFGGRFGSKELYYSFTNRIVASSGYRFDPETGVTELHHQSQCQINSDLLESKQVFYTSKDGTRVPVTICYRKGLELNGNNPTMLYGYGGFNVSLEPRFSPLVATWIEMGGVYAVANLRGGGEYGKTWHIAGTKLQKQNVFDDFISAAEFLIDEGYTSPEKLAIHGGSNGGLLVGACMTQRPELFKVAIPAVGVLDMLRYHTFTSGEGWAYDYGTSEQNEEMFSYLKQYSPVHNVTEGTHYPATLVTTADHDDRVVPAHSFKFIAELQAKHDGETPVLIRVDTNAGHGAGMPMSKVLDLYADMYAFSFHHMAFEPNI; from the coding sequence GTGCATAAATACCCAGAAACAAAACAATCGGATGTTGTAGATACCTACTTTTCAACGAAAGTGTCCGATCCGTATCGCTGGTTGGAAGACGATCGCAGCGAAGAAACCGCGGACTGGGTAACTCGCCAGAACGACGTAACCTTTGCACATCTCAATCAAATAGCTTTTCGTGATGCTATTCGAAAGAAACTCGAAACCGCCAATAATTTCGAAAAAGTCTCCCTGCCTTTTAAGCATGGCGATTACACGTATTTCTACAAAAATGATGGTATTCAGAACCAAGCGGTTCTTTATCGTCAGAAAGAAAACGACCAAAAAGAACTAGGCGAAGCGCAAATTTTCCTTGACCCGAATACGTTCAGCGAAGAAGGCACGACCTCGCTAGACAGTGTGTCTTTCTCTAAATCAGATACGGTTATTGCTTATTCTGTATCGGAAGGAGGCAGCGACTGGCGCACCATCTATGTGATTGATGCTGAAACCGGTGAAGAGCTTGAATCCCCAATTCAAAACGCCAAATTTACCGGGATTTCATGGTTTGGCGACGAAGGCTTCTATTATGCCAGTTACGACAAGCCTGAAGGCAGCGAGCTATCGGCTCGTACCGAACAACACAAGTTGTACTTCCACCGATTGAACACACCGCAAAGCGAAGATGTGTTGGTGTTTGGTGGTTCAGATTCAGAAAAATACCGATATGTATCGGGTTATACAACGGAAGATAATGCTTTCCTTGTCGTATCTGGTGCTCAGTCTACATCGGGTAACGCTCTTTATGTGCGTGATTTACGCCAACAAGACGCGCCGTTAACGCTTGTGACGGATAAAAGCCAAGCCGACAGCTACGTTGTTGAGCATAGCGACGGTGATTTGCTGATTTACACCAACTTAGATGCGCCATTAGGTCGTGTAGTAAAAGTGAATGCACAGCAGCCGTCGGATGATAATTGGGTCGATCTGATTTCAGAGCAGGAACAGCAGTTAAACATTGAAACAGGCGCAGGCTATTTGTTTGCCTCTTACCTAGTGGATGTGAACACCAAAGTGGTTCAGTACCGCTATAACGGTGAAAAAGTGCGTGATATCGAGCTTCCGGGGTTAGGTTGTGTATCTGGTTTTGGCGGGCGTTTCGGTTCAAAAGAACTTTATTACAGCTTCACAAACCGTATTGTGGCGTCTTCAGGGTATCGTTTCGACCCAGAGACGGGTGTAACTGAATTGCATCACCAATCTCAATGTCAGATCAACAGCGATCTATTGGAATCTAAGCAGGTCTTTTATACTTCTAAAGATGGCACGCGCGTTCCTGTAACGATCTGCTACCGTAAGGGCTTGGAGCTGAATGGAAATAACCCAACTATGCTGTATGGCTACGGTGGTTTTAACGTTAGCCTAGAACCAAGATTCAGCCCACTTGTTGCTACGTGGATTGAAATGGGGGGTGTTTATGCTGTTGCGAACCTACGTGGTGGTGGTGAATACGGTAAAACGTGGCACATTGCCGGAACCAAACTGCAAAAGCAAAATGTGTTCGATGACTTTATTTCAGCGGCAGAGTTTCTGATTGATGAAGGGTACACGTCACCAGAAAAGCTTGCGATTCATGGTGGCTCAAACGGTGGATTGTTGGTTGGCGCGTGCATGACACAACGCCCAGAGCTGTTTAAAGTGGCGATCCCTGCGGTTGGCGTATTGGATATGTTGCGTTACCACACTTTTACCTCTGGTGAAGGTTGGGCATACGATTACGGCACATCTGAACAAAATGAAGAAATGTTCAGCTACTTAAAACAATACTCTCCTGTTCACAATGTAACTGAAGGGACACACTACCCAGCAACACTAGTGACTACCGCAGACCATGATGACCGTGTTGTACCAGCACACTCCTTTAAGTTTATTGCCGAGCTTCAAGCAAAGCATGACGGCGAGACCCCTGTGCTAATTCGAGTGGATACCAATGCAGGTCATGGTGCTGGCATGCCTATGAGTAAGGTGCTGGATTTGTATGCTGATATGTATGCGTTTAGTTTCCATCATATGGCATTTGAGCCGAATATCTAA
- the ugpC gene encoding sn-glycerol-3-phosphate ABC transporter ATP-binding protein UgpC yields the protein MLTLNKLVKTYENGHQAVKGVDLNIHKGEFLVLVGPSGCGKSSILRSIAGLESINSGEIHLGGRRVDTEKPALRDIAMVFQNYALYPHMTVYDNLAYGLKNRGVDKETIKSKIEEVSKTLKIDEYLERKPAKLSGGQRQRVAMGRAIVRSPQLFLFDEPLSNLDAALRAHMRLEIKKLQRELGVTSVYVTHDQVEAMTLADRIVVLNGGKIEQIGTPSEVYHQPESRFVASFIGSPAMNFIPATLDRGTLTLGGLSVYLSDYAHICAQNITVGIRPENAQLEQESEAQLILNMDIGVIEPLGPNQLVHGHVFGEQFIAVTPELEINTSRTTPFYVNADQLHLFDAQGKRINAQQGATQVLDQAIAS from the coding sequence ATGCTGACACTAAACAAACTTGTCAAAACCTATGAAAATGGCCACCAAGCAGTCAAAGGGGTCGACCTCAATATCCATAAAGGTGAGTTTTTGGTATTGGTTGGGCCATCAGGATGTGGGAAATCGTCCATCCTCCGCTCTATCGCTGGGTTAGAAAGCATCAACAGTGGCGAGATCCACCTAGGCGGCCGCCGCGTAGATACCGAAAAGCCAGCGCTACGTGATATCGCTATGGTCTTTCAAAATTACGCCCTCTACCCTCATATGACGGTATACGATAACCTTGCCTATGGCCTAAAAAACCGTGGCGTAGATAAAGAGACCATCAAGAGTAAGATTGAAGAGGTTTCTAAGACGTTGAAGATTGATGAATATCTTGAACGTAAGCCAGCCAAGCTCTCTGGTGGTCAGCGCCAACGTGTGGCGATGGGCCGCGCTATTGTTCGCTCTCCTCAGTTGTTCCTATTCGATGAGCCTCTATCAAACCTTGATGCAGCGCTACGCGCCCATATGCGCCTTGAGATCAAAAAGCTTCAGCGCGAGCTTGGTGTAACCAGTGTGTACGTCACTCACGATCAGGTTGAAGCCATGACCTTGGCTGACCGAATCGTCGTACTCAATGGTGGTAAAATTGAACAAATCGGCACTCCGTCTGAGGTCTACCACCAGCCAGAAAGTCGATTTGTGGCCAGCTTTATCGGCAGCCCGGCGATGAACTTCATCCCGGCGACCCTAGATCGCGGCACTCTAACCCTTGGAGGGTTGTCGGTGTATCTTAGCGACTATGCGCATATCTGCGCTCAAAACATCACCGTAGGTATCCGCCCCGAGAATGCCCAACTAGAGCAAGAATCAGAGGCGCAACTTATACTAAACATGGATATCGGTGTGATAGAACCACTAGGGCCTAACCAGTTGGTACATGGTCACGTTTTTGGCGAGCAGTTTATTGCTGTAACCCCAGAGCTTGAGATAAATACCTCTCGAACCACACCGTTTTACGTCAACGCCGATCAGCTTCATCTATTTGATGCGCAAGGTAAACGTATCAATGCCCAGCAAGGGGCCACGCAAGTTCTTGACCAAGCTATCGCATCATAA
- the ugpE gene encoding sn-glycerol-3-phosphate ABC transporter permease UgpE, translating to MKTNKITDHIILILGALFMLAPIWLIFASSTHHPNTIMAEGLQLTLGDNLVGIYQEAWNTSLGFSDAATAQRMVTNSLIMGLGFAIGKILIAIVAAYALVYFRLPYATAWFWLIFVTLLLPLEVRIIPSYEIVAKMGMLNSYSGLVFPLIASATATFFFRQFFKTIPDELMEAAQLDNAGPIRFLVDIVLPLSKTMMAAIFIIMFVDGWNQYLWPIMMTTDESYNTIVMGIKQILNNISEASLPRYDYAFAMVILAMLPPILVVIIFQRWFVKGLVESEK from the coding sequence ATGAAAACGAACAAAATTACTGATCACATCATCCTCATCTTGGGTGCGTTATTCATGCTTGCGCCAATCTGGCTGATCTTTGCAAGCTCGACCCATCATCCTAATACTATTATGGCGGAAGGCCTGCAGCTTACACTGGGTGACAATCTCGTCGGTATCTATCAAGAAGCATGGAACACCAGCCTTGGGTTTTCAGATGCGGCTACGGCGCAGCGCATGGTCACCAACTCACTCATCATGGGGCTTGGGTTCGCGATTGGTAAAATCTTGATCGCCATAGTGGCAGCGTATGCCTTGGTCTACTTTCGCCTTCCATATGCGACGGCGTGGTTTTGGCTCATCTTCGTCACTTTGTTGCTTCCCCTTGAGGTTCGGATCATCCCTTCCTACGAGATCGTAGCAAAAATGGGCATGCTCAACAGCTATTCGGGACTCGTCTTCCCTTTGATAGCGTCCGCCACTGCGACCTTTTTCTTCCGCCAGTTCTTTAAGACCATCCCAGATGAACTGATGGAAGCGGCACAACTTGATAACGCAGGACCCATTCGTTTCTTGGTGGATATCGTCCTGCCTCTATCAAAAACCATGATGGCTGCGATCTTTATCATCATGTTTGTCGATGGTTGGAACCAGTATCTATGGCCAATCATGATGACCACAGATGAGAGCTACAACACCATAGTGATGGGCATCAAGCAGATCCTTAACAACATCAGCGAGGCGAGCCTGCCACGCTACGACTACGCCTTTGCCATGGTAATTCTAGCTATGCTGCCACCTATCTTGGTGGTGATCATCTTCCAACGTTGGTTTGTGAAAGGACTGGTAGAAAGTGAAAAATAA
- a CDS encoding ABC transporter permease subunit, giving the protein MTRRQQFSHSPLAYLLLAPQIAIIAVFFVYPAAQAVYLSFMLEDPWGMSSTFVGLENYQILWESSDYRDSVIFTVIFAFVVSILSLSIALLLAVKADSVLHGQGPYKITLTWVYAVAPAVAGIMGAFLFNPHFGTLTELFAKIGWKFSLQTDPFDATFALILVSVWKQVSVNFIYFLAGLQSISYAVREAAMLDCVSDRKRFWTITFPLLAPTGFFLLVINLTYAFFDTFGVIDTMTAGGPGGNTTSLVYKVYRDGFVGADLGGSSAQSVVLLLLVLTLTYLQFRFIEKRVHY; this is encoded by the coding sequence GTGACCCGTCGACAACAATTTAGCCACAGCCCGCTAGCCTATCTGCTTTTAGCGCCTCAAATTGCCATCATCGCAGTCTTTTTTGTCTACCCTGCCGCTCAAGCGGTATATCTGTCCTTTATGCTTGAAGACCCATGGGGTATGTCTTCGACCTTTGTCGGGCTTGAAAACTACCAGATCCTTTGGGAATCGAGCGACTACCGTGATTCGGTCATATTCACTGTGATCTTCGCTTTTGTAGTCTCTATTTTATCTCTTAGCATCGCTCTACTATTAGCAGTAAAGGCCGACAGCGTACTGCACGGTCAGGGGCCTTATAAGATCACCCTCACTTGGGTTTACGCTGTTGCACCAGCTGTTGCCGGTATTATGGGGGCCTTCTTATTTAACCCACACTTTGGCACCCTCACCGAGCTATTCGCTAAGATTGGTTGGAAGTTTAGCCTGCAGACCGACCCGTTTGATGCAACCTTTGCCTTGATATTGGTCTCTGTCTGGAAGCAGGTTTCGGTCAATTTTATCTACTTCCTCGCTGGGTTGCAGTCTATCTCGTACGCTGTGCGAGAGGCCGCGATGCTCGATTGTGTCTCTGACCGTAAGCGCTTTTGGACCATCACCTTTCCACTGCTTGCCCCAACCGGATTCTTTTTGCTGGTCATCAACCTGACCTATGCCTTCTTCGATACCTTTGGCGTCATCGACACCATGACCGCTGGTGGCCCAGGCGGCAATACCACCTCACTGGTCTACAAGGTATATCGCGATGGTTTTGTGGGTGCCGACCTTGGTGGCAGCTCAGCGCAGTCTGTTGTTTTACTGCTGCTGGTATTGACGCTGACCTATCTTCAGTTCCGCTTTATTGAAAAGCGCGTCCACTACTAA
- a CDS encoding extracellular solute-binding protein, translated as MNKLMLAGMLSATMSSTAMAATEITFWHAMSGQLGDTVNQIATDFNASQGDYKITPIYKGSYTETLTSGVAAFRAGEAPNILQVFDAGAATIMNAPGVAKPVQDILVDSGYSFNSDNYLTGVRNFYADNTGKMIGMPFNSSTPVLYYNQDILKKVGAKPPKTYEELEIVAAKLKEAGYATFSQSLTPWIMFENFKSRHNLPLADKQNGYDGLPSKIMFNTEDMQMHVSKLKDWSDKGYYKYYGSDWDANQTPFERQDVAMWMGSSGSFGGLRNRVEFDLGTTYLPYWESVAEQGSHTFIGGAALFAMNGHDKKQDDAVAAFFSYLTQPETQMYWHKTTGYVPVTNAAYDMTKESGYYNEVPDAEVGVLQLSLPDGEWTKGYRLGFYPQIREVMHREFDNIFAGRSTVEQSLEKVDVESSRLLNRFARTVK; from the coding sequence ATGAACAAGCTAATGCTAGCAGGAATGCTATCCGCGACTATGTCGAGTACCGCAATGGCAGCGACAGAGATTACGTTTTGGCACGCTATGAGCGGTCAGCTAGGTGATACCGTCAACCAGATCGCCACTGATTTCAATGCCTCTCAAGGTGACTACAAAATCACCCCTATCTACAAAGGCAGCTACACAGAGACACTAACTTCTGGTGTTGCCGCCTTCCGTGCCGGTGAAGCACCAAACATTCTTCAGGTATTTGATGCAGGTGCAGCGACTATCATGAATGCGCCGGGCGTTGCTAAGCCAGTTCAAGACATCTTGGTTGATTCAGGCTATTCGTTTAACTCTGACAACTACCTAACTGGCGTACGTAACTTCTACGCTGACAACACAGGCAAGATGATCGGCATGCCGTTCAACAGCTCTACGCCTGTCCTTTACTACAACCAAGACATCCTTAAAAAGGTTGGTGCTAAACCGCCAAAGACGTACGAAGAGCTTGAGATTGTTGCTGCTAAGCTAAAAGAAGCGGGCTACGCGACATTTTCTCAATCACTAACGCCTTGGATCATGTTTGAAAACTTTAAGTCACGTCATAACCTACCTCTTGCTGATAAACAGAACGGCTACGATGGCCTACCAAGCAAGATCATGTTTAATACGGAAGACATGCAAATGCACGTCTCTAAGCTTAAAGATTGGTCAGATAAAGGTTACTACAAGTATTACGGCAGCGACTGGGATGCAAACCAAACCCCATTTGAGCGCCAGGACGTAGCCATGTGGATGGGTTCATCAGGCTCATTTGGCGGTCTTCGTAACCGTGTAGAGTTTGACCTAGGCACCACTTACCTACCTTACTGGGAATCAGTAGCAGAGCAAGGTAGCCACACCTTTATCGGTGGCGCTGCGCTGTTTGCTATGAATGGCCATGATAAGAAGCAAGATGACGCCGTTGCGGCCTTCTTCTCTTACCTAACACAGCCTGAAACCCAGATGTACTGGCACAAAACAACTGGCTATGTACCAGTGACCAACGCAGCCTACGACATGACCAAGGAGTCTGGCTACTACAACGAAGTACCTGATGCAGAAGTTGGCGTTCTCCAGCTTAGCCTACCTGATGGCGAATGGACCAAGGGTTACCGCCTAGGTTTCTACCCTCAAATTCGTGAGGTGATGCACCGTGAATTTGACAACATCTTCGCTGGACGCTCAACGGTTGAACAAAGCCTAGAGAAGGTTGATGTAGAGAGCTCTCGCCTGCTTAACCGTTTCGCTCGCACCGTTAAGTAA
- a CDS encoding phage integrase SAM-like domain-containing protein produces MYLFKNRFSVYFVRVCTPKALVQQGFPFDFKFSLKTKSRSVAIRRSQPLIMQILKSLDNVDISRDCVRETKAEIAHAIGVLRNAFNDSGIDINSVLLTTRSEPSSATKLRQDYAQGFQWQKQFIETKRESKITHLTVHQLDTRTTRFLNYLKNKKTPIGKLSASVLLDYGNYLQSWDKSAKTKKDFWSSAKQFVKWLTQKELIPRNPFDGLTMAFRSEKFASEQREKWSKKQIHNLLSSHEFRKATPSLRWSTLLLIYMGLRPSEACQLMVTDIKSDSGLFTLAITDRGTSQKLKNQHSLRTLPIHRMICTR; encoded by the coding sequence ATGTATCTATTTAAAAACCGCTTTAGCGTGTACTTCGTGCGAGTCTGCACACCCAAAGCCCTTGTTCAGCAAGGCTTCCCGTTTGATTTCAAATTCAGTCTAAAAACCAAGTCTCGTTCTGTGGCGATCAGACGTAGCCAGCCCCTCATCATGCAAATCCTAAAATCCCTAGATAATGTGGATATATCTAGGGATTGTGTGAGGGAAACTAAAGCTGAAATTGCTCATGCGATTGGGGTGCTTAGAAACGCGTTCAATGATTCTGGAATTGATATCAATTCTGTACTTTTGACCACGCGTTCGGAGCCCTCTTCAGCCACTAAACTAAGACAGGACTATGCCCAAGGTTTTCAATGGCAAAAACAATTCATTGAAACAAAGCGCGAGTCTAAGATCACTCACCTCACGGTCCACCAGTTAGACACGAGAACCACGCGTTTCCTCAACTATCTAAAAAACAAAAAAACGCCCATAGGTAAACTAAGTGCTTCGGTATTGCTCGATTATGGTAACTACCTTCAAAGTTGGGATAAAAGCGCAAAGACTAAGAAGGATTTCTGGTCATCTGCCAAACAGTTCGTTAAATGGCTAACCCAGAAAGAGCTTATACCTCGCAATCCCTTTGATGGTCTAACCATGGCATTTCGCTCTGAAAAATTCGCTTCAGAGCAGCGTGAGAAATGGTCCAAAAAGCAGATACACAATTTACTTTCTAGTCATGAATTTAGAAAAGCGACTCCCTCACTTAGATGGTCTACCTTACTGCTGATTTATATGGGCTTGAGGCCGTCAGAAGCATGCCAACTCATGGTCACAGACATTAAGTCCGATTCAGGTTTATTCACGCTCGCTATCACCGACAGAGGCACTTCGCAGAAACTGAAAAACCAACACTCGTTGAGAACCCTCCCCATTCATAGAATGATCTGCACCAGATAG
- a CDS encoding tyrosine-type recombinase/integrase: MTTTFKYYANLLLEQKKHEFQKSTFTSYQSKTNYLVRYFGRKKIRTINHSGVQKLIIELHNVYRNKTINEFFTILRAVFNAAEKDGVIDRSPMASFSNLKTTAEEPTPFTLNEIRLMNQSSCSCPSGKHLLLLGTHTGLRISELLALTWESIDLEKGVMKVLFANVEKELKIPKTPGSVRTIELTEPALTLLKKQYRITGSLETRLLEVTQEDIKVQKRYHHRYVFINSKKREPFLHSKQYQKSFYNPFIKALGIAHRGPNQARHTFASQALTAGINKQWIANCLGHRNTEMVDRHYARWIKPDAQDHGAQFSQHMQQAMEQPKSERSDNVISFSKEKNKQIVISEVSVRSHSPKHSVCDGEASLQHHGNPLRSHCTFSAKKMQHELRAREGSFDFRLVRFDEGHTL; encoded by the coding sequence TTGACTACTACATTTAAATATTACGCAAACCTACTTCTAGAACAGAAAAAGCACGAATTTCAAAAGTCGACATTCACTTCGTATCAATCCAAAACAAACTACTTAGTTCGGTATTTTGGGCGGAAGAAAATACGAACGATCAATCATTCGGGCGTACAAAAGCTCATTATTGAGCTTCACAACGTCTACCGTAACAAGACCATTAATGAGTTTTTCACCATCTTAAGAGCGGTGTTTAATGCAGCCGAGAAAGATGGCGTGATTGACCGCAGTCCTATGGCAAGTTTTAGTAACCTTAAAACAACAGCAGAAGAGCCCACCCCGTTTACTTTGAACGAAATCCGATTGATGAATCAATCCAGTTGTTCGTGTCCATCAGGGAAGCACCTGTTGCTGTTGGGTACGCACACAGGACTCAGGATCAGTGAGCTACTTGCATTAACGTGGGAGAGCATCGATTTAGAAAAAGGGGTTATGAAAGTCTTATTTGCTAACGTCGAGAAAGAATTAAAGATACCCAAAACACCAGGGTCAGTACGAACCATTGAACTAACAGAACCCGCTCTGACATTATTGAAAAAACAATATCGTATTACGGGATCACTTGAAACTCGTCTACTTGAAGTAACTCAGGAAGATATAAAAGTTCAAAAGAGATATCACCACCGATATGTGTTTATCAATAGCAAAAAGCGAGAGCCATTTCTGCACAGTAAGCAGTATCAAAAGTCTTTTTATAATCCATTTATAAAAGCCCTTGGGATTGCGCACAGAGGTCCGAATCAAGCAAGACATACGTTTGCAAGCCAAGCACTTACAGCGGGTATCAACAAACAGTGGATAGCGAATTGCTTAGGACATCGCAATACCGAGATGGTAGATCGCCACTATGCCCGATGGATCAAACCTGATGCACAAGATCACGGCGCTCAGTTTTCTCAGCATATGCAACAAGCTATGGAGCAACCTAAATCTGAGCGTAGCGATAATGTCATTTCGTTTAGCAAAGAGAAGAACAAGCAGATCGTGATAAGCGAAGTGAGTGTCCGCTCGCACTCTCCCAAACATAGTGTGTGTGATGGAGAGGCTTCGTTACAACACCATGGCAACCCGCTGCGTTCACATTGCACTTTTTCTGCGAAAAAGATGCAACATGAACTGCGGGCAAGAGAAGGTTCTTTTGACTTTCGGCTCGTACGTTTTGATGAGGGGCACACACTATGA